atgtaaaattatagtgatatgatgatgatgatgatatatgATTTAGTTAAGTTCTTCATATAGATTGAGAATTGAAGAATAGAGGCTTTTTAACGGCGCGTAGGATCATAAATTTTGTTGGTGAAGTAGGTAATACGGACGTAATCGCTTGACGTACACTTTCAGTGTATGGGTGCGTGTACGTGTTCcagataattatgtattttctaaCCTTTCTAAAAGTATGTGTATTTCCTTAGAGTTAGATACTGTGACGACGCCCGCTGCGATCCATGGTCTGTTCTCTATGCTAACTATCGAGAAGTCATTCTCCTGAGGTCCTTTCGTTGTTTTCACTTCCTCTTGTTTATGACCTGAATATAAAGATTACTATAGATTAAAAGGCTTTATGCGTCATTAGAAGTGTTTCCCTTGGaggtgattttttaaataataatgtttttaattaccaTTTTCAGTAGAATTTCGTAGAAACACATGAAGATGTCTATCTCCCGATGGTTGAACagtctttaattttaagttCGCCGCACATGTACCGCGTTTAGCTCTGAAACACAATACCAGTTTAtagaaaaattatcaaaatcataCGTTATTTAAGGtcaatttaaaagaataaagaGTAGATACTTATTGGGTTAAGTTTCCTTAACAAAATAACGcaatttttgcaaataaacgATCCAGTGATGTTAAAATGGACGACATAACGACGTTTTCACACCTAATATACACATGTTATGATCAGCGCAATTTAAGCTTTGCGAACGATTATCGAATGGCGTTAATCGTTGCATGACATAAATAACCGGCTTTTATTATTACCTTTTCTCAACAGTATCAGTCCACAAAGCATGTAAGGGTGCGGCCACCATTTGCCCTCGTTCCTCCATCTTGAGCAAAGCGGTCCAGTGTAGGAAGTACTTGACGTGTTGTTCAGACAAGTGACCTAATGCGTCCGGACGTAGTTTGGAGAGAGGGTGACACTCCGATACTGTAGGGCCGTCTGTGTGCCTggaatatttgttaaattatttctgtCTTATTATGACATGTGTACAGACTCTAATGTCAGCTATACAATGTTTtgtcttatttacttattgaatAGAAtagatagaaaatatatatttacatacaaaaaaaatatttacaataaaataattattgtaaagcAGTTTTTATTATAGGAAACAGAATACACTGATCATTTTTCGGGATGATTTCCGTTAAATCAACTTACTTAAAACTTAACTACTACTTTCTACTAACGTAAGGCGTGTGGCGTGTAAGTACTATATTTGTTTATGCAGTTCAGCGATTTAACGAAGTTTTATGACAGATGTGTAAGAAGAATATGAACTGCTTGTGAGTGTTTATAACACTAACATACCACAAGTGCAAAGAACACAGAGTAAGATAAGGGCATTTAGCGCAGGCGTTGTGGTGATCCACCGGCTCCGGCAGCTTCTGCTGCAACAGTGCTGATGCATCCTCTATGTCTGTTAATTGCTCTGTGGAAATAAAACACccaattttttttaccaaatattCCAATAACTTAGTtccgtaaaataaattattacaaaacggAATACGGTTAGTATAAGGTAAgtatgtagaaaataataattataaaatgattacCTTGATCTATGTCCTGTGGTGAAGGTGCTAGATAATGTACAAGTTGGTTACGTAACATGATCAGGTCGCGACGCTCTGGGTACCCGCAGCTCACTTCACGAAGCTCTACACGATCCCTACGAAAGAtaacttttacttgaatacaGTCAGAACGTGTTTCAAGACTTGGTAGCCATTGGCCATGACCATCTGTAAATAGTGTAACGTTCAGAAACTTTTTTGCTCGAAACACTTTTAGTCGGTTCAAAGAAGcacatatttacataactaAGCATGACTTTTTAAAAGTACTAACTTTAAATATAGCAGCAGTCCCCTCTGCTCGGCTGTAGTGGGGTCCTCTCGGTTGTGTAGGTTCAGCATCATACCGTACAGTACCAGCTGGCCGCGGTGTTCCGCCGACATTGATGCTTTACCGCTCTTCAACTCTAAAGGGACTACTGCGCGCTGACGACCTGCCGAAAATCAGAAGTAGTAAAAACATCTCAGAAACATTATACAGATATATTAAACTGGGAGTAGCCCAATTTATACACCAAAATTTCTATCAAAAGAATGTATTTACGATATTTTAACAGTATTAAAGATTATCAACAATAGGAAGTTTTAGAAACTacgaaaaaaatgatttaccTTTCCTTTCATGAATAGTGACTTGTAATGTTGCATCAATTTTTCCTTTTAATCCCAACTTTGGACAGCAGAGATTCTCTTCAATATCCAACACTTTATCTATGTGGCCTGACCAATTGTTTTTATCCTTTTGTACATTCTGTAATAGGACAAAAtgatagcaataaataaaacagatgttgaaatttaaaaaaatccttgaGTAGCCAGCGAGAacaataaaaaaggtatcaaacttactagtaaaaaatactaaataatcaCTTATAGTTAAAATAGGTCTAGTAATTTCACATACGGCAACAGTAGGTGGTTTCGGTGCTACATAAGTGTTCATGAAGTCTGTCAGTGGCGGTATATAATTGTGTATATTGTTTCTAGTCTTTTCTTCGCTCAGTCCCGCGTCGTACAGACTGCCTACAGACTCCTTGATAATATTATCCGTTACAGCGCGCAGCTGTTCCATGGATGTTATGTTCTGAGTCAGAGCTTTCTGTACCAACTCGTGGATTAGTATACCTGTAGTCATCTAAAACATAAtagatacatttatataaaaaagacattacTTGTATATGCAAGTCTTCTAGGAACAATTGTCCCAGCACATAACGCCGACACATTTTTGTTCCCTAATGTACCTCCGGCTTTAACGGACAAACCATAAAAGAAATTGGCATATTCAGTGCATAATAAAGCATGTAGTTACATAAAGAAGACTAGATTAATCGTTGTTCCATTTTAACAAATCACTATGGaatattctttttttactaTATCTGTTTAATTAGTTATGTGACGACTTACAGCAGTATTAGCAGAGTCTATGCCCCGCCACCTCTCCTGCAGTATCGCCTTGCGCTTGCAGAACACGCCGGCGACCACACTAGTGCTGGACACCAAGTGGTCTGGCCGAAGTACTATCAACCCTGATGTGTTGTTCACACAGTACTGGCCGGCGGAGTTGCGGGACGCTAGTACGCTAATTATGTCACCGACGACGAAAGGAGTGTATAgcctgtaaaataaattattcttaattattaagttttgttaGATTGTAAACAATTGATTGAAactcaaagataaaaaaaaaatatacaagtaacattaatattataggATCAGCGGcttatcaaaacaattaaaactaaaataggaAGTAGAATTAAAATAGTGATGACTCAGTGGATCAGAAGGTGTTGATTCTTcataataagtaaaatagaGTGTTACAACTTACCAAACACCTTCAACAAAGCAAGTGCCTCTGTTGTTCTCACTATCTTTCAGTTTTAATTCCACCCTGTTACTATTGTTGTGAACAGTAAGTATTTCACATCTCTGCATTGTACTTAGATCCAGGTTTTCAACTATGTCCTGCATCATACAAAGCCTTGTTTTAATATACAGATGCCTAGATCATCAATGAGATATAAAACGAAACACTAAAATGCAGCTAGGTATTTTATTGGAGCCTATTTACACAGTTTACTTTTAACACTATCGAGAAGTACATAACATAAATAGTTGATGTCACTTTTATTAGGATGACtcacccctggtttctgagtacatttaacggtagtctatctattcaatagcatcttttttatatgagctattgaatagacaaactgctgctaaatgtacctcacaaACCGGAGAAGCATTTATTGGTTAAGAATGAGCTGAATATATTAAAAGCCTACAATGATAGAATTAAGTAACATAATATCCAGcttatatttctttctattaCATAGTAAATTAAGCATAAATACATCACCTCTTCAATATCATCTACTTCCCACTCGTCACCAAAGTCATCACACATTTCTTCAGGACCAAAGTCTAGTATCTTCACAGTGGAGCCACTCTTTGATGGAGAGGTCACTTCTTTGAGGGTTTTGTCCGGTGTCCTCAGCTGACTGATGGGAGAACATTTGAACTCTGGAAATGTTATAGATAAAAGAATACCTGTTTAACAGTGTGCAGAGGTTTATAGCATTTGAAATGTTGAAATATCACTcaaaaattttatgttattggtTTTTTCTAGGCGATGcaaatttgtaaatatacatTAAGGGTCCATATATATATCAGGGCAGTGTGTGTATTAAACCTATTGAatgaaacataaattttattttattacggtTTTACATATTGGAATTTTAGTTAAAGCCTTATACGAAAAACCATGATTTCATACCAATTCCTGATATTGTATACAACAAGTTATTTACACAAATGGTATCCATTTAATCACAGTACATACCTGGCAGTGGACTTTTCTTTGGTGTTCTACTTCTTCGTGGGCTGTGTGTAGTCTTAAATGGTGATTTTTTAACAGGAGTTCCAGCTTTTGTAACATGATTTTCTAACTTACTCCCATTTTCAAATACACTTATTACATGATTGTTAACTTCTAGTTTAATTGGTGGTTTATGATTACTTATCATAGTTTCTGTAAAATCTGTCGTATTTCTACTGTCTTTATTTATGTGATTTCCATTTTGAGAACTGTGTGCTGTCTCCAACTGCTCCTTAAGGTTTTTCTTAGGAGAGAGCCATTTCTCAAGAGTATTTTCCTTATTAGGGGACTTTTTATTAGGACTAATAGCAGTCCTTTTCTTTGGAGAACTACTTTTTTGATTACATTCAGTCTTAAGTTTCTTAGGGGTGTTTGAAATTGAACCATTAGGTAAATTGTGTTCCACATTGTTGTCTGATGATTCTACGTTTATCTTATCTAATACAACAGGTGATAAAGCTTTCCTTTTAGAACTCTTTGGCTCTGTACATGATTGTGAATTCGAACTTTTTTCTGGCGAAACTTGTTTCTGACTGGCACCATTTGTTGTACTTTTCAAGAACGCTGTTATTGACTTCTGATTCTTCGAAGGACCAGCCTGCTGTGGCtgaaaattatgtgattttttaTACCTTTAGTTTACATACCTATTGATAACAATTACTTACTTTTAgcacatgcaataaaatatgtatggcaccttttttaaacttaaagctCTCGGCATCTTATGACCTAGTAACAATTAATAATCcgcaacaatattttatatcttaaactattttatagtaATCAATATACACAAATTAACTTCTCCCGCtattatttgacattttattatcGGTTGTTGTCAGTAAAAGTCAGCTGTCAGTTGTTGACAGTTTTTTCCAAcgacaaaaaattataaaagaataattataGAATGTGATTGTCTACGGAGAGATTTAGCGCGGGCAAGTTCAAATAGAATAGGGCATCAGAAACTTTTTTGTAATCACTAGttagtacagtcagctccaaaagtagctgatcatactcaatcttttgaaaccctatatactgaagtgatataaattattccatggaaaaaacatttgccattgattgaaatgttaaattttaactcattctacctgattttgatcagttatttattaaagttacgtaacacagaggatttgaaaatatgaagttgttcagGTACTTTTGCAGCTGACTATACCTCTTGGTAACTCTATTGGTCAATGTACCTAATATTTCTTTAAGGTTTCcttgtttaattttttagacCGCTGCTTACGCTTTCGGGAATAATAttagcgtgatattattatgtatgtatgtatgtaatgtatgtttgtttgtttgaaaccTTTTTTACTGACTGCTTATTACAACGTAGGAAAGGCGTAGTAAACAACTCAATTCCAAGTCTGATTAACGGGTAGGGAGAGAAGTCATCGAAGCAAGGTCAAAGATCCTCTTGTTCTAGAATAGATACTGTGTTGTTTAGATGCCGAGCGCGTAGTTACGAGCACAGGAAGGCATCGTTAAGCCAATGTGCTCCTGCGTCAATCTTAAATCTCGTTTCACggataatattttcttattgtcTGCTAGGATGACGAGGTTTTTgagtataaaaattaaatgtaaggtAGCAGACTCAGATTAGTTtgatattacaaattaaaaaaaaaagtgccATAAGGATCGCATCGCATCTAATGCATAACATGTATGCATACAGGTCGAATCATGGTGACAAACGTTGCGTTAAAAACcgcatatatgtatattatatggcCTAAAGGTATAAAATCGGTCGAtactaagtatttttgtaaacccTTATACAAATAGCACTGACTACTAGTACTACTAATATTGACTGGGTACTTCCAATCCATTAGAGGCTTTTTACACTAACGCTTTATCGCAAACTTGTCAATGCAGTGTAGGAAGACGCATTTACTAAACTTGATTTGAAGATTTTGTAATCAAACAGGAAATACCTAGTTATCATCAAAAAACTGGACGAATTGTGATGGGAAACAGGCCTGGTGGTGTTGACTCGAAACgtatctacataattataggTAAACAATGCTGGTCTTTGCGTGTAATT
The DNA window shown above is from Anticarsia gemmatalis isolate Benzon Research Colony breed Stoneville strain chromosome 20, ilAntGemm2 primary, whole genome shotgun sequence and carries:
- the Dna2 gene encoding DNA replication helicase/nuclease 2 isoform X1 yields the protein MPRALSLKKPQQAGPSKNQKSITAFLKSTTNGASQKQVSPEKSSNSQSCTEPKSSKRKALSPVVLDKINVESSDNNVEHNLPNGSISNTPKKLKTECNQKSSSPKKRTAISPNKKSPNKENTLEKWLSPKKNLKEQLETAHSSQNGNHINKDSRNTTDFTETMISNHKPPIKLEVNNHVISVFENGSKLENHVTKAGTPVKKSPFKTTHSPRRSRTPKKSPLPEFKCSPISQLRTPDKTLKEVTSPSKSGSTVKILDFGPEEMCDDFGDEWEVDDIEEDIVENLDLSTMQRCEILTVHNNSNRVELKLKDSENNRGTCFVEGVWLYTPFVVGDIISVLASRNSAGQYCVNNTSGLIVLRPDHLVSSTSVVAGVFCKRKAILQERWRGIDSANTAMTTGILIHELVQKALTQNITSMEQLRAVTDNIIKESVGSLYDAGLSEEKTRNNIHNYIPPLTDFMNTYVAPKPPTVANVQKDKNNWSGHIDKVLDIEENLCCPKLGLKGKIDATLQVTIHERKGRQRAVVPLELKSGKASMSAEHRGQLVLYGMMLNLHNREDPTTAEQRGLLLYLKDRVELREVSCGYPERRDLIMLRNQLVHYLAPSPQDIDQEQLTDIEDASALLQQKLPEPVDHHNACAKCPYLTLCSLHLWHTDGPTVSECHPLSKLRPDALGHLSEQHVKYFLHWTALLKMEERGQMVAAPLHALWTDTVEKRAKRGTCAANLKLKTVQPSGDRHLHVFLRNSTENGHKQEEVKTTKGPQENDFSIVSIENRPWIAAGVVTVSNSKEIHILLERDVSRRLDKNTVYHIDTYESYATTVQNLTNLGVLMEDSDRAHRLRKIIIDKEPPHFDSKLPREVGRLGTKLMRSLNIQQQRAVLKALAAKDYALLQGLPGTGKTQTISVLIQMLVALKLRVLVTAHTHSAVDTVLTRIPDTVRVLRLGSSSRVAAALNKRTEQVLTAKCDTPEQLADLYDSMEVVGVTCLGAAHAMLARTTFDICIVDEATQVLQCTVLRPLFAAKRFVLVGDPEQLPPVVRSKAARRLGMEESLFHRLSCEEATSTLQLQYRMNQALADVANTVAYDGKLKCADQKIAEATLNIDIKKISHLTSASPWLETACSPSSEHAVLFIDVDTTDDVTDSLNSNKNVINSTEACVVIAVVEALKQGGVKPSDIGVIAPYRDQVALLRRSLSRYSVEVSTVDQFQGRDKSVIVYSCTKRALQDGHKVKEGEVLNDQRRLAVSVTRAKHKLLIIGNSTALQRYAPLQRLITTCNSIKVDKSTVADIRTKYSMFVA
- the Dna2 gene encoding DNA replication helicase/nuclease 2 isoform X2, whose amino-acid sequence is MPRALSLKKQAGPSKNQKSITAFLKSTTNGASQKQVSPEKSSNSQSCTEPKSSKRKALSPVVLDKINVESSDNNVEHNLPNGSISNTPKKLKTECNQKSSSPKKRTAISPNKKSPNKENTLEKWLSPKKNLKEQLETAHSSQNGNHINKDSRNTTDFTETMISNHKPPIKLEVNNHVISVFENGSKLENHVTKAGTPVKKSPFKTTHSPRRSRTPKKSPLPEFKCSPISQLRTPDKTLKEVTSPSKSGSTVKILDFGPEEMCDDFGDEWEVDDIEEDIVENLDLSTMQRCEILTVHNNSNRVELKLKDSENNRGTCFVEGVWLYTPFVVGDIISVLASRNSAGQYCVNNTSGLIVLRPDHLVSSTSVVAGVFCKRKAILQERWRGIDSANTAMTTGILIHELVQKALTQNITSMEQLRAVTDNIIKESVGSLYDAGLSEEKTRNNIHNYIPPLTDFMNTYVAPKPPTVANVQKDKNNWSGHIDKVLDIEENLCCPKLGLKGKIDATLQVTIHERKGRQRAVVPLELKSGKASMSAEHRGQLVLYGMMLNLHNREDPTTAEQRGLLLYLKDRVELREVSCGYPERRDLIMLRNQLVHYLAPSPQDIDQEQLTDIEDASALLQQKLPEPVDHHNACAKCPYLTLCSLHLWHTDGPTVSECHPLSKLRPDALGHLSEQHVKYFLHWTALLKMEERGQMVAAPLHALWTDTVEKRAKRGTCAANLKLKTVQPSGDRHLHVFLRNSTENGHKQEEVKTTKGPQENDFSIVSIENRPWIAAGVVTVSNSKEIHILLERDVSRRLDKNTVYHIDTYESYATTVQNLTNLGVLMEDSDRAHRLRKIIIDKEPPHFDSKLPREVGRLGTKLMRSLNIQQQRAVLKALAAKDYALLQGLPGTGKTQTISVLIQMLVALKLRVLVTAHTHSAVDTVLTRIPDTVRVLRLGSSSRVAAALNKRTEQVLTAKCDTPEQLADLYDSMEVVGVTCLGAAHAMLARTTFDICIVDEATQVLQCTVLRPLFAAKRFVLVGDPEQLPPVVRSKAARRLGMEESLFHRLSCEEATSTLQLQYRMNQALADVANTVAYDGKLKCADQKIAEATLNIDIKKISHLTSASPWLETACSPSSEHAVLFIDVDTTDDVTDSLNSNKNVINSTEACVVIAVVEALKQGGVKPSDIGVIAPYRDQVALLRRSLSRYSVEVSTVDQFQGRDKSVIVYSCTKRALQDGHKVKEGEVLNDQRRLAVSVTRAKHKLLIIGNSTALQRYAPLQRLITTCNSIKVDKSTVADIRTKYSMFVA